The segment TGGGCTTGTCGGCGGAGAAGCTGGCCCATTTTCTGGAAACCGAAACCCGTGAAGAGGACGGTGAGCGGATTCATATTGCCAGCGGTAAACCGGTTAGGGTATGCATGCCGATGCATACACTCGGATTTCCTGCGGAGATCGACACGATCTGCAAAGTCTGTCGTCAATACGGGATTGCAGTATTGGAAGATGCGGCCGAGGCGCTTGGGAGTCGTTACCAGGATCGACACCTTGGAACCTTTGGCGACATCGGGGTGATCAGTTTCAACGGTAATAAAGTGATTACCACAGGCGGGGGCGGTATGCTGTTGACCGATTCGGATCAGCTGGCCCATATGGCTCGGCACCTCAGCACTACAGCTAAAATTTCGCACGACTGGTTATTCGAACACGATGAAGCGGCTTACAATCTGCGCATGCCGAATCTGAATGCGGCGCTGGGTCTGGCTCAATTGGCGAAACTGCCGGATTTTCTCAGAGACAAACGCCTCCTGGCATCCGAATATCAACACCTTTGTCAGGATTTTGCAGAGCTGGATTGCCTGCCGGCGCCTCCGAACAGTCAACCGAATTTCTGGCTGAA is part of the Thiomicrorhabdus sp. genome and harbors:
- a CDS encoding LegC family aminotransferase: MSNKVYDEIIAFIREHYQTNEAIALHAPCLGQTEKKMLLDCIDSTFVSSVGKYVDQLEKQVAAYCGAKHAVAVTNGTLGLYLGLRLLGVRPGDLVLTQSLTFVATLNAIKMHHAEPYLLDVDETYLGLSAEKLAHFLETETREEDGERIHIASGKPVRVCMPMHTLGFPAEIDTICKVCRQYGIAVLEDAAEALGSRYQDRHLGTFGDIGVISFNGNKVITTGGGGMLLTDSDQLAHMARHLSTTAKISHDWLFEHDEAAYNLRMPNLNAALGLAQLAKLPDFLRDKRLLASEYQHLCQDFAELDCLPAPPNSQPNFWLNALRFSTQAERDEFLQYTNKRSIQTRPLWTPMHLLKPYQSTLRDHLPVTEQLAEQIVNLPSGVRCV